The following are from one region of the Gammaproteobacteria bacterium genome:
- the ybgF gene encoding tol-pal system protein YbgF, producing the protein MRRCTRAAVASCRLMLGVALVLSANMSVAWAACPEGQEENTRSGDCQPLWETTKSLFGVPTKEQSSAPLISVVSGGDTPTSAVLTGSGPETAALIEDLRREISSLRNQLDIQAFELEKLRRRQRELYDDLDARLRQEERVTASMPTPGEGGPAPSSLVPTEPTQAADLSQSTREPSSGVSETETTGSSINASDAEADATTDTDENIADSVVVGSAIQTKVTSGQTLNSTTVSKAVSVSEEETYDTAFDLLKQSRYADAAVAFTQFIQRFPNSELTDDAWYWMGEARFVTREFSQSLGAFQTVINRFMDSPRIPASYLKVGYIQYEYGAYMKARETLNFVLNSFPNHRVVVNAKARLKKMDREGN; encoded by the coding sequence ATGAGAAGATGTACCCGCGCTGCAGTCGCGTCGTGTCGGCTGATGCTTGGGGTCGCCTTGGTCCTGTCTGCGAATATGTCCGTCGCATGGGCAGCTTGTCCCGAGGGGCAAGAAGAGAACACCCGCAGCGGGGACTGTCAGCCGCTATGGGAAACGACCAAGTCGTTATTTGGTGTTCCTACAAAAGAGCAGTCTTCGGCCCCCCTGATATCTGTTGTCTCCGGGGGTGACACGCCGACATCAGCGGTGCTCACCGGCTCTGGTCCTGAAACAGCAGCCCTGATTGAAGATTTACGCCGTGAAATCAGTTCGTTACGTAATCAGCTCGATATTCAGGCGTTTGAGTTAGAAAAGCTCAGACGGCGCCAGCGCGAGCTTTATGACGACCTTGACGCTCGACTTCGCCAGGAAGAAAGAGTCACGGCGTCGATGCCGACGCCTGGAGAGGGTGGGCCGGCTCCCAGCTCGCTGGTACCCACCGAGCCTACACAGGCTGCTGACCTATCCCAGAGTACTCGTGAGCCAAGCAGTGGTGTTTCAGAAACTGAGACTACCGGTTCCAGTATCAATGCATCAGATGCTGAGGCAGACGCGACTACCGATACAGATGAAAACATAGCGGACTCGGTCGTCGTGGGGAGTGCCATCCAGACGAAGGTAACGTCAGGGCAGACCCTAAATTCAACAACTGTCAGTAAGGCTGTGTCGGTTTCTGAAGAAGAAACCTACGATACCGCATTCGATTTGCTTAAACAAAGCCGTTACGCCGATGCTGCGGTGGCCTTTACACAGTTTATACAGCGCTTTCCAAATAGTGAGTTGACCGACGACGCCTGGTACTGGATGGGGGAAGCCCGTTTTGTCACCCGTGAGTTCAGTCAGTCGCTTGGTGCGTTTCAAACCGTTATCAATCGTTTTATGGACAGTCCGCGGATACCGGCCTCATACCTGAAGGTCGGTTACATTCAATACGAGTATGGTGCTTACATGAAGGCGCGGGAAACGCTTAATTTTGTCCTCAACTCGTTTCCAAATCACAGGGTAGTGGTTAACGCCAAAGCGCGGCTTAAGAAGATGGATCGGGAAGGCAACTAG
- the pal gene encoding peptidoglycan-associated lipoprotein Pal → MRRIFHFSLVLLLSVVLVGCAATKKKGSAEVEDSSVNLQADATSSGLSSDDSGSVQVLTTMDNTLDLDDPLGTRVIYFEFDSNALTPEAQRIVEAHAEYLAGNPGMAVVLEGHADERGTREYNLALGERRANAVAELFQMMGVMPDGIRSISYGEERPVAMEHDESAWSLNRRVELLY, encoded by the coding sequence TTACTGAGTGTGGTTCTGGTAGGCTGTGCGGCCACCAAGAAAAAGGGTTCAGCAGAAGTCGAAGACTCCAGCGTCAATCTCCAGGCAGATGCAACGTCGTCGGGGCTGAGTTCAGATGACTCAGGCTCAGTTCAGGTGCTCACGACCATGGACAATACTCTGGACCTCGATGACCCTCTTGGCACCCGGGTAATCTACTTTGAATTCGACAGCAACGCCTTGACACCGGAAGCGCAACGTATTGTTGAGGCGCATGCAGAATATCTTGCTGGAAATCCAGGAATGGCCGTTGTACTGGAGGGTCACGCCGATGAACGGGGTACGCGCGAATACAACCTTGCCCTTGGCGAACGACGTGCCAACGCAGTGGCAGAGTTGTTCCAGATGATGGGTGTTATGCCGGATGGCATACGCAGTATTTCCTACGGGGAAGAGCGGCCTGTCGCGATGGAACACGATGAAAGCGCCTGGTCGCTGAATCGCCGTGTTGAACTCCTATATTGA